In one window of Gloeocapsopsis sp. IPPAS B-1203 DNA:
- a CDS encoding DNA adenine methylase → MFNQEPSYPKPFLKWAGGKNKLIQQYVSLFPQEILHYYEPFLGGGAVFFYLYNNYSVSYADLSDINPELINTYLCIKHDVEAVISLLEQHQKKHNKEYYYYMRSYNTDNSVERAARLIYLNKTCFNGLYRENSKGDFNVPMGKYKNPQICNPELLRAVAQALQITSIEVKPFEAVLNYAESHKDFVYFDPPYYPLSETSNFTAYSRDAFNKDDQIKLKDVCVELARRGVKVMQSNSDCPFIRELYKDFKIYEIKAPRAINSNASKRGKISEVLITT, encoded by the coding sequence ATGTTCAATCAAGAACCTAGCTATCCAAAACCATTTTTGAAATGGGCAGGTGGAAAAAATAAGTTAATTCAGCAATATGTTTCTTTGTTTCCACAGGAAATTCTTCACTACTATGAGCCTTTTTTAGGAGGTGGGGCAGTATTTTTCTACTTATATAATAATTATTCGGTTAGTTATGCAGACCTCTCAGATATTAATCCTGAGTTAATTAATACATACTTATGTATAAAACACGATGTTGAAGCCGTTATTTCTTTATTAGAACAGCATCAAAAAAAACATAATAAGGAATATTACTACTATATGCGCTCTTATAATACAGACAATTCTGTGGAACGAGCTGCACGGTTAATTTATTTAAATAAAACTTGCTTCAATGGTTTATATCGGGAAAATTCTAAGGGTGATTTTAATGTACCGATGGGAAAATATAAAAATCCACAAATTTGTAATCCTGAATTACTGCGTGCTGTAGCGCAAGCACTCCAAATAACTTCAATAGAAGTAAAGCCGTTTGAGGCAGTTTTGAACTATGCTGAAAGTCATAAAGATTTTGTGTACTTCGATCCTCCTTATTATCCTCTAAGTGAAACTAGCAACTTTACTGCTTACAGTCGTGATGCTTTTAATAAAGACGATCAGATTAAATTGAAAGATGTATGTGTAGAGTTAGCTCGAAGAGGAGTAAAAGTGATGCAATCTAACTCGGATTGTCCTTTTATAAGGGAACTTTACAAAGATTTCAAAATTTATGAAATCAAAGCTCCTAGAGCAATTAACTCGAACGCCAGCAAACGAGGTAAAATTTCAGAAGTATTAATTACTACCTAA
- a CDS encoding metallophosphoesterase has translation MPLKRRQFVFLSGIGSFGLALLGKKLQSHSGEYTSDLNLVSQAQPLTSDPILRFVSLADTGTGAKGQYAVAQAMTKHHKQNAFDLAILAGDNIYNEGEIEKIGAVFERPYEPLLKQGVKFRACLGNHDIRTANGDPQVKYPGFNMQGRYYTFQRDAVQFFALDTNNNADWKLQLPWLETELSRSDAPWKVVFGHHQIYSSGHYGKNQELIKDLTPLFQKYNVKLYINGHDHNYERTRTINGTTYLTCGAGAGVRPVGRSEWTGHSAEKLSFAAYEVYSDRIEIQAIDTKNQVFDRGIVHL, from the coding sequence ATGCCTCTCAAACGTCGTCAGTTTGTATTTCTCAGTGGTATTGGTAGTTTTGGTTTGGCTTTGCTAGGTAAAAAACTTCAAAGTCACAGCGGCGAATACACTTCTGATCTCAACTTAGTATCTCAAGCTCAACCACTCACCTCCGACCCAATTTTACGATTTGTTTCATTAGCCGACACGGGAACTGGTGCCAAAGGGCAATATGCTGTAGCGCAAGCAATGACAAAACATCACAAGCAAAACGCTTTTGACTTAGCTATTTTAGCTGGAGACAATATTTACAACGAGGGAGAAATCGAAAAAATAGGTGCAGTTTTTGAACGCCCATATGAACCCTTATTAAAACAAGGCGTTAAATTCCGTGCTTGTCTGGGTAATCACGATATTCGCACAGCAAATGGCGATCCTCAAGTTAAGTATCCAGGGTTTAATATGCAAGGACGCTACTATACTTTCCAGCGTGATGCTGTGCAATTCTTTGCTTTAGATACTAATAATAATGCTGATTGGAAATTGCAATTACCTTGGCTAGAAACTGAACTGAGCCGCAGTGATGCACCTTGGAAAGTTGTCTTTGGACATCACCAAATTTATTCTTCTGGTCATTACGGCAAAAATCAAGAGTTAATCAAAGACTTAACTCCACTATTTCAAAAATACAATGTAAAGTTATACATTAATGGACATGACCACAATTACGAACGTACTCGCACAATTAATGGTACAACCTATTTAACTTGTGGCGCTGGTGCTGGAGTTCGCCCAGTCGGACGTTCAGAATGGACAGGACATTCTGCCGAAAAATTAAGTTTTGCTGCTTATGAAGTATACAGCGATCGCATCGAAATTCAAGCCATTGATACTAAAAATCAAGTTTTTGATCGAGGTATAGTTCACTTATAA
- a CDS encoding N-acetylmannosamine-6-phosphate 2-epimerase, which produces MADEFNSVVVKLKQGLIVSCQAPVDSPLHEPMVIAAIAQAATNQGAVGVRIDTPEHISAVRQRCTVPIIGLWKQQIPGYDVYITPQFHHAAAIAQAGADIIAIDATQRQRPEKETLTSLIERIHQKLGKPVMADVDTMEAAIASVAAGADLVGTTLYGYTSETTHLSPPGFELLTQMVEKLSVPVICEGGISSPQMARQALDLGAYAVVVGTAITGIDSLVKAYRAAIS; this is translated from the coding sequence ATGGCAGATGAGTTTAATAGTGTAGTAGTAAAGCTGAAGCAAGGTTTAATTGTTTCGTGTCAAGCACCAGTTGACTCGCCGTTGCATGAGCCGATGGTTATTGCAGCGATCGCGCAAGCGGCTACGAATCAAGGAGCCGTAGGCGTCAGAATTGATACACCTGAACACATTAGTGCAGTCAGACAGCGCTGTACAGTACCAATTATTGGGCTGTGGAAACAACAAATACCAGGCTACGACGTGTATATTACGCCGCAGTTTCACCATGCAGCGGCGATCGCTCAAGCGGGAGCAGATATTATCGCCATTGATGCTACGCAACGCCAGCGCCCAGAGAAAGAAACTCTGACTTCCTTAATTGAACGAATTCATCAAAAACTTGGCAAACCTGTGATGGCAGATGTCGATACGATGGAAGCAGCGATCGCCTCTGTCGCTGCGGGTGCAGATCTTGTCGGAACAACTCTCTACGGCTACACAAGTGAAACTACACATTTATCTCCTCCTGGCTTTGAACTCCTGACACAAATGGTAGAAAAACTTTCAGTTCCAGTAATATGTGAAGGCGGTATTTCTTCTCCTCAAATGGCACGTCAAGCACTCGATTTAGGAGCATACGCCGTCGTTGTCGGTACAGCCATTACTGGAATCGATTCTTTAGTGAAGGCATATCGAGCCGCGATTAGTTAG
- a CDS encoding GAF domain-containing sensor histidine kinase — protein sequence MFHPEDLSFHGTLPLTIFEQLRQLLHQMAQVAETEAVVLTQDILLSIPVPQKKQQFIVIISQGFSALLLGSQEEPEKLNLQNSVKMEDFNDAGDSSLPSEFLISAQQETSIDATLTFDQDAIARFLQKLGNTLQHDSQAYQTLAQYCQSLQPNDAKLQSYFSLLLLSIFTKEKAIAAQTEYPYVSVCQPVEDALKEQISHERLLNQLTNQIRQSLDLSVILSTAVNHVRDFLQLDRLIIYQFEQNSARDSDSHQGGTASSQALHHSNTWQHSGCVVYEARAAESIPSMLNYREAGCFVPSSQCWDKYRKGFTLAVDDIEKTYVLSQCLLEFLRESQVRAKLAAPIVFQEKLWGLLIAHQCSDRNWRDSEKNLLQRIAEQLAIAIHQAELMQSLTQEKQLLEQRVSERTQALQDALIAAQAANRAKSEFLATMSHELRSPLTSIIGLSATLLRWPLGKLTERQSQYLQTIHNSGEHLLVLINDILTLSEVEAGKAILDRSEFSLRSIAETSLQSFISVAAQQAVNLDLDLRIDASCDRITADLKRVQQILWNLLSNAVKFTPAGGQVTLRAWLEQNTAVFQVEDTGIGIPEDQLSLLFEKFQQLDTPYCRQYEGTGLGLALTKHLVELHQGRIEVESVVGNGSVFTVWLPGVEGQG from the coding sequence ATGTTCCATCCTGAAGATTTGAGCTTTCATGGCACTTTGCCTTTGACAATTTTTGAGCAACTTAGGCAGTTGTTGCATCAGATGGCTCAAGTCGCAGAAACAGAAGCTGTGGTGTTGACACAAGACATTCTCTTATCAATTCCTGTTCCTCAGAAGAAGCAACAATTTATTGTCATCATATCCCAAGGGTTTAGTGCGCTGCTTTTAGGATCTCAAGAGGAACCTGAAAAACTAAACCTTCAGAATTCAGTCAAGATGGAAGACTTTAACGATGCTGGAGATTCATCACTACCTAGCGAATTTTTAATATCTGCTCAGCAAGAGACTTCAATTGATGCTACTTTAACATTTGATCAAGATGCGATCGCTCGTTTTTTGCAAAAACTGGGCAATACTCTTCAGCACGATTCTCAAGCTTACCAAACTCTGGCTCAGTACTGTCAAAGCTTACAGCCAAATGATGCTAAGTTGCAAAGTTACTTTTCACTTTTACTATTATCTATCTTTACTAAAGAGAAGGCGATCGCAGCGCAAACTGAATATCCTTACGTGTCTGTTTGTCAACCTGTAGAAGATGCTCTCAAAGAGCAGATTTCTCACGAACGGCTGTTAAACCAACTCACAAATCAAATTCGTCAAAGTTTAGATTTATCAGTTATTCTTTCTACAGCAGTTAATCATGTCCGTGATTTTCTACAATTAGATCGCTTAATAATTTATCAGTTTGAACAAAATAGCGCTCGCGACTCAGATAGCCATCAGGGAGGAACTGCCTCATCACAGGCGCTGCACCATAGCAATACCTGGCAACATTCTGGGTGTGTGGTGTACGAAGCCCGTGCAGCAGAATCAATTCCCTCTATGTTGAATTACCGTGAAGCAGGTTGTTTTGTACCAAGTTCGCAATGTTGGGATAAGTATCGCAAAGGCTTTACCCTTGCCGTAGACGATATAGAAAAGACATACGTTTTGTCACAGTGTCTTTTAGAGTTCTTGCGCGAGAGCCAAGTAAGGGCAAAGCTAGCAGCACCAATAGTCTTTCAAGAGAAGCTGTGGGGTTTACTCATCGCGCATCAATGTAGCGATCGCAACTGGCGCGACAGTGAAAAAAATTTATTACAACGAATTGCCGAACAACTGGCGATCGCCATTCACCAAGCCGAGTTAATGCAATCTTTAACACAAGAAAAGCAACTACTCGAACAACGAGTCTCAGAACGTACCCAAGCCCTCCAAGATGCTTTAATCGCCGCGCAGGCTGCAAATCGTGCGAAAAGCGAATTTCTGGCGACGATGAGTCACGAATTGCGATCGCCACTGACAAGTATTATCGGATTATCCGCGACACTATTACGCTGGCCATTGGGTAAATTAACTGAGCGTCAGAGTCAATATTTACAAACTATCCACAATAGTGGCGAACATTTACTAGTTCTGATCAATGATATTTTGACATTATCAGAGGTTGAAGCTGGTAAGGCAATTTTAGATAGAAGCGAGTTTTCCTTGAGATCAATTGCTGAAACTAGCTTGCAATCTTTCATTAGTGTTGCTGCACAGCAAGCTGTTAACCTTGATTTAGATTTAAGAATTGATGCATCATGCGATCGCATCACCGCAGATCTTAAACGCGTACAACAAATTCTCTGGAATCTCTTAAGTAATGCGGTAAAATTTACCCCAGCTGGAGGACAAGTCACATTACGGGCTTGGCTAGAGCAAAACACGGCAGTATTTCAAGTTGAAGACACAGGCATTGGTATTCCAGAAGATCAGTTATCATTACTCTTTGAAAAATTTCAGCAGCTAGACACACCCTACTGTCGCCAATATGAAGGAACAGGGCTTGGTTTAGCCCTTACCAAACACTTAGTAGAACTGCATCAAGGACGCATTGAAGTCGAATCAGTTGTCGGTAATGGTTCAGTTTTCACAGTTTGGTTGCCAGGAGTAGAGGGGCAAGGGTAA
- the cobN gene encoding cobaltochelatase subunit CobN has translation MHRINATPGGWNPQSEGVIFLEQTPAPIVFLTAADTDIQAIAAAISKLPVGFPALRVANLLQLQQQLTIDTYAEEVLEKAQIIILRLLGGQSYWSYGLEVVQETVQRTGAALIVIPGDDVLDPNLIEHSTVSLTAVNQIWRYFSEGGVENIVNGLQFVCNACLKTSYVPLQPQVIPRVGFYEGSGIRGRGSGRKPKVGILFYRAHYLAGNLSVVDAFCQELGQRNLEAVPIFVSSLRDRDVQDELVSYFQPKDEPQIQLLLNTTSFSLARLEATLQLDFWEKLDVPVLQAILSSGAVDVWETQFQGLSPRDMAMNVALPEVDGRIITRAVSFKAVQTWNAELETDVVVYEPQCDRIAFVADLAASWARLRLTPPHERRIALILANYPNRDGRLANGVGLDTPASCVEILQALQDAGYQVENLPQSGEELIQRLTSGVTNDPEGRELRSVLQSVSWQEYGEYFASLPLEVQQGIAGRWGEPNYRDTEEAIAVSGISLGNVFLGIQPSRGYDVDPALNYHAPDLEPTHAYLAFYYWVRECFAADAVVHVGKHGNLEWLPGKSVALSESCYPEVAFGALPHLYPFIVNDPGEGSQAKRRAQAVILDHLTPPLTRAQLYGPLQQLEGLVDEYYEAQSLDPARLTLIRDRILNLVLQENLHRDLGVTTDNEQLSISNIDGYLCELKEAQIRDGLHIFGQCPQGRQLCDLIVAIARMPSSDRIGLTRAIAQSWGLDFNPLTADLSQKLSLTEIELLSTKTQQPCHTIGDAVEALEHYATTLVEQILQNPVSSLTTNHSSLTTNLAWIRDRLLPSLQQTQQEITNLLRGLDGRYVPSGASGAPTRGRPEVLPTGRNFYSVDIRAIPTQTAWDIGRKAAEALIERYTQDNGEYPKTLGLSIWGTSTMRTGGDDIAEALALLGVQPVWDGFSRRVVDLEVLPLSVLGRPRVDVTLRISGFFRDAFANLIDLFDTAVAAVAALDEPPEQNPIAAQVAQETQLWQAEGLGLEQAEVRSRYRIFGSKPGAYGAGLQGLIEAQNWHDDADLARAYINWSSYAYSRSAEGCAVPEAFAQRLKQMQIVLHNQDNREHDLLDSDDYYQFQGGLTAAVRSLQGKNPQTYFGDNSIPANPRVRQLKEEIARVYRSRVINPKWIAGVMRHGYKGAFEMAATVDYLFAYDATANCVEDHMYQGVATAYLFDPDVQQFIQQKNPWALRDMAERLLEAHQRGLWCDVDREMLENLRSLVHHAEASIEQTLK, from the coding sequence ATGCATCGTATTAATGCCACACCAGGAGGTTGGAATCCTCAATCAGAAGGCGTAATTTTTTTAGAGCAGACTCCAGCACCAATTGTATTTTTGACTGCTGCTGATACTGATATTCAAGCCATAGCAGCCGCGATCTCTAAATTACCAGTGGGGTTTCCTGCACTGCGGGTTGCTAATTTATTACAGCTGCAGCAACAACTGACAATTGATACCTACGCAGAGGAAGTATTAGAAAAAGCTCAAATTATTATTTTACGGCTACTTGGGGGACAATCTTACTGGTCTTACGGCTTAGAAGTGGTGCAGGAAACCGTACAGCGTACAGGTGCAGCACTGATTGTCATTCCTGGAGATGATGTTCTTGATCCTAATCTAATTGAACATTCTACAGTTTCTTTAACCGCTGTTAACCAAATCTGGCGCTACTTTAGTGAAGGTGGTGTAGAAAACATTGTCAATGGCTTGCAATTTGTCTGCAATGCGTGTTTGAAAACTAGCTATGTTCCGCTGCAGCCTCAAGTTATACCGCGTGTGGGTTTTTATGAGGGGTCGGGGATCAGAGGTCGGGGATCAGGGAGAAAGCCTAAAGTTGGGATTTTGTTTTATCGCGCTCATTATTTGGCAGGTAACTTGAGTGTAGTTGATGCTTTTTGTCAAGAGCTTGGACAAAGAAATTTAGAGGCTGTGCCGATTTTTGTGTCTTCGTTACGCGATCGCGATGTACAAGACGAGCTAGTATCCTATTTTCAACCAAAAGATGAACCACAAATTCAACTGTTACTGAATACGACAAGTTTCTCGCTAGCGCGGTTGGAAGCAACGCTGCAATTAGATTTTTGGGAAAAACTAGATGTCCCCGTATTGCAGGCAATTTTGAGTAGTGGTGCTGTGGATGTTTGGGAAACTCAATTTCAAGGGCTTTCACCGCGTGATATGGCAATGAATGTTGCACTACCAGAGGTAGATGGGCGGATTATTACCCGTGCAGTTTCGTTTAAAGCTGTGCAAACATGGAATGCTGAATTAGAAACGGATGTTGTGGTATATGAACCACAATGCGATCGCATTGCTTTTGTTGCAGATTTAGCTGCAAGTTGGGCGCGGTTGCGGTTGACTCCACCACACGAACGACGAATTGCACTGATTTTGGCAAATTACCCGAACCGTGATGGACGTCTGGCAAATGGCGTAGGGTTGGATACTCCAGCAAGTTGTGTGGAAATTTTGCAGGCTTTGCAAGATGCTGGGTATCAGGTAGAAAATTTACCTCAAAGTGGGGAAGAGTTGATACAGCGTTTGACAAGTGGGGTAACGAATGATCCTGAGGGTAGGGAGTTACGTTCGGTGTTGCAAAGCGTGAGTTGGCAGGAGTATGGCGAGTATTTTGCAAGTTTGCCGTTGGAGGTGCAACAGGGGATTGCTGGGCGGTGGGGGGAACCGAACTACAGAGATACAGAGGAAGCGATCGCGGTTTCTGGGATTAGTTTGGGGAATGTGTTTTTGGGGATTCAACCAAGCAGAGGGTATGATGTTGACCCAGCTTTGAATTATCATGCTCCTGATTTGGAGCCTACTCATGCTTATTTGGCGTTTTATTATTGGGTGCGGGAATGTTTTGCGGCTGATGCTGTGGTTCATGTGGGGAAGCATGGCAATTTGGAGTGGCTACCAGGAAAAAGTGTGGCTTTGTCGGAGAGTTGTTATCCTGAGGTAGCATTCGGTGCTTTACCACATTTATACCCGTTTATTGTGAACGATCCTGGTGAGGGTTCGCAGGCTAAACGTCGCGCTCAAGCTGTGATTTTAGACCATCTGACACCACCGTTGACTCGTGCCCAATTGTATGGTCCTTTGCAGCAGTTAGAGGGATTGGTAGATGAGTATTATGAGGCACAAAGTTTAGATCCGGCGCGGTTAACACTGATTCGCGATCGCATTCTCAATCTAGTTCTGCAAGAAAATCTCCACCGCGATCTTGGTGTAACAACTGACAACGAACAATTAAGTATTAGCAATATCGATGGCTATCTCTGTGAACTGAAAGAAGCCCAAATTCGCGATGGTTTACACATTTTTGGTCAGTGTCCGCAAGGAAGACAACTGTGCGATTTGATTGTAGCGATCGCCCGTATGCCAAGTAGCGATCGTATAGGACTCACTCGTGCAATAGCCCAATCCTGGGGACTAGATTTCAATCCTCTCACCGCAGATCTTAGCCAAAAGCTCTCATTAACTGAAATTGAGTTACTCTCCACAAAAACACAACAACCCTGTCACACCATCGGCGACGCTGTGGAAGCCTTAGAACACTACGCCACCACCTTAGTAGAACAAATACTACAAAACCCTGTCTCTTCTCTAACCACTAACCACTCTTCCCTAACCACTAATCTTGCTTGGATACGCGATCGCCTCCTACCTTCTTTGCAACAAACACAACAAGAAATTACAAATTTATTACGCGGTTTAGATGGGCGGTATGTTCCGAGTGGGGCTTCTGGTGCGCCGACTCGCGGTCGTCCGGAAGTACTACCAACTGGTCGCAATTTTTACTCGGTTGATATTCGGGCAATTCCTACACAAACGGCTTGGGATATTGGGCGCAAAGCTGCTGAGGCTTTAATTGAACGTTACACACAAGACAATGGCGAGTATCCTAAAACTTTGGGTTTGTCGATTTGGGGAACTTCGACAATGCGGACTGGTGGTGATGATATTGCCGAAGCATTGGCGTTGTTAGGAGTACAACCTGTATGGGATGGTTTTTCGCGACGAGTTGTTGATTTGGAAGTTTTACCGCTTTCAGTATTAGGACGTCCGCGCGTGGATGTGACTTTGAGAATTTCAGGGTTTTTCCGCGATGCTTTTGCAAACTTAATTGATTTATTTGATACTGCTGTTGCTGCTGTTGCTGCACTTGATGAACCACCTGAACAAAACCCAATAGCTGCGCAAGTTGCTCAAGAAACACAATTATGGCAAGCAGAGGGGTTAGGTTTAGAACAAGCTGAGGTGCGATCGCGTTATCGCATTTTTGGCTCGAAACCTGGTGCGTATGGTGCAGGACTCCAAGGCTTAATCGAAGCACAAAACTGGCACGATGATGCAGATTTAGCGCGTGCTTATATTAATTGGAGTAGCTACGCTTACTCGCGTTCGGCTGAAGGATGTGCAGTTCCCGAAGCGTTTGCCCAGCGCCTAAAGCAAATGCAAATTGTTTTACACAATCAAGACAACCGCGAACACGATTTACTCGATTCGGATGATTATTATCAGTTTCAGGGCGGTTTAACCGCAGCAGTCCGTTCTCTACAAGGAAAAAACCCGCAAACTTATTTTGGTGACAATTCAATTCCAGCAAACCCTCGCGTTCGTCAACTCAAAGAAGAAATTGCCCGCGTCTATCGTTCTCGCGTTATTAACCCCAAATGGATTGCGGGAGTTATGCGCCACGGTTATAAAGGTGCATTTGAAATGGCGGCGACAGTGGATTATTTATTTGCCTACGACGCGACGGCTAATTGTGTTGAAGATCATATGTATCAAGGAGTTGCAACCGCGTACTTGTTTGATCCTGATGTTCAGCAGTTTATCCAACAAAAGAATCCTTGGGCGTTGCGCGATATGGCAGAAAGACTATTAGAAGCGCATCAACGCGGTTTGTGGTGCGATGTCGATCGCGAGATGTTGGAGAATTTGCGATCGCTTGTTCATCATGCTGAAGCTAGTATTGAACAAACATTAAAGTGA
- a CDS encoding Uma2 family endonuclease encodes MTSTTSKITLAEFLKLPETKPASEYINGEIVQKPMPKGRHSRLQSKLCAAINEITEEQQIAYAFPELRCSFGDRSIVPDVAVFQWQRIPFNTDGEVPDNFELPPDWVVEILSPNQQPNKVIGNILHCLQYGSRLGWFIDPDDRSVLVFLPGQQPELRQDSDRLPVLAEIPLELTTAEVFDWLKMAKSL; translated from the coding sequence GTGACCTCTACAACATCTAAAATCACTTTAGCAGAGTTTCTCAAGCTTCCTGAGACGAAACCAGCAAGTGAATACATCAATGGCGAGATCGTTCAAAAACCGATGCCCAAAGGGAGACACAGTCGCTTGCAAAGTAAGCTGTGTGCTGCAATTAATGAGATTACAGAAGAACAACAGATTGCCTATGCTTTTCCTGAACTACGTTGTAGCTTTGGCGATCGCTCAATTGTTCCAGATGTTGCTGTCTTCCAGTGGCAACGAATTCCTTTTAATACTGATGGGGAAGTCCCTGATAACTTTGAATTACCTCCAGATTGGGTAGTAGAAATTCTTTCTCCAAATCAACAGCCAAATAAAGTCATTGGCAACATTCTTCACTGTTTACAATATGGTAGTCGCTTAGGTTGGTTTATTGATCCAGACGATCGCAGTGTATTAGTTTTCCTGCCAGGTCAGCAACCGGAACTGAGACAAGATAGCGATCGCCTACCAGTGCTAGCAGAAATTCCTCTAGAGTTAACTACAGCAGAGGTTTTTGATTGGCTGAAAATGGCAAAATCACTTTAA
- a CDS encoding GrpB family protein — MRKVEVVPHNPQWRDAFAEEKQHILQAFGDNVVAIHHIGSTAIPSIYAKPIIDLLVEVKAIAKTDQCNLSMAGLGYEAMGEFGIPGRRFFRKNDAVGVRTHHVHTFEVGEPEVEKHLVFRDYMIAHLEDAQKYSELKRELARKYPYDIDSYIDGKHGFIQQMNEKAAKWRELQKTS, encoded by the coding sequence ATGAGAAAAGTAGAAGTTGTTCCCCATAATCCCCAGTGGCGAGACGCCTTTGCAGAAGAAAAACAGCACATTTTGCAAGCCTTTGGTGACAACGTAGTGGCAATTCACCATATTGGTAGTACTGCAATACCTAGTATCTACGCCAAACCGATTATTGATTTGTTAGTGGAGGTAAAAGCGATCGCAAAAACCGATCAATGCAATTTATCAATGGCAGGTTTAGGCTATGAAGCGATGGGTGAGTTTGGTATTCCAGGTCGCCGTTTCTTTCGCAAAAACGATGCAGTAGGTGTCAGAACACATCATGTGCATACATTTGAAGTTGGCGAACCAGAAGTGGAGAAACATCTAGTATTCAGAGACTACATGATTGCCCATTTGGAAGACGCACAAAAATATAGTGAGTTGAAACGCGAGTTAGCCAGAAAGTATCCATACGACATAGATAGTTACATAGATGGAAAGCATGGATTTATCCAACAGATGAATGAAAAAGCAGCAAAGTGGCGTGAGTTACAGAAAACTAGCTAA
- a CDS encoding photosystem I assembly protein Ycf3 yields the protein MPRTQRNDNFIDKSFTVMADIILKILPTNKKAKEAFVYYRDGMAAQADGDYAEALDNYNEALELEEDPYDRSYIFYNIALIHASNGEHNKALNYYHEALETNPRLIQALNNIAVIYHYQGERAKEVGDNDGAEALFDQAADYWRRAISIAPNNYLEAQNWLKTTGRMHENF from the coding sequence ATGCCAAGAACTCAACGTAACGACAACTTTATCGATAAATCTTTTACCGTTATGGCAGATATTATCTTAAAGATTCTGCCTACAAATAAAAAAGCTAAAGAAGCCTTCGTCTACTACCGTGATGGGATGGCAGCCCAAGCCGATGGAGACTATGCTGAAGCTTTAGATAACTACAACGAAGCTTTAGAATTAGAAGAAGACCCCTACGATCGCAGTTACATCTTCTACAACATTGCCTTAATTCACGCAAGTAATGGCGAACACAATAAGGCGCTAAATTACTATCACGAGGCACTAGAAACAAATCCGCGCCTGATTCAAGCGCTCAATAATATCGCGGTAATTTACCACTACCAAGGCGAAAGAGCTAAAGAAGTAGGTGACAACGACGGTGCAGAAGCTTTATTCGATCAAGCTGCTGATTATTGGAGAAGAGCCATTAGCATCGCCCCCAATAACTACCTAGAAGCGCAAAACTGGCTGAAAACAACTGGTAGAATGCACGAAAACTTTTAG
- the gatC gene encoding Asp-tRNA(Asn)/Glu-tRNA(Gln) amidotransferase subunit GatC, protein MIDREQVRKVALLARLELTPQEEEQFTTQLSSILDYFEQLSELDVTDVPPTARAIEVKNVTRPDELQPYQERAAILSSAPEQEGEYFKVPQILNVEE, encoded by the coding sequence ATGATCGATCGCGAACAAGTCCGAAAAGTGGCGCTTTTAGCTCGATTAGAGTTGACTCCACAAGAGGAAGAGCAATTTACTACACAATTGAGTAGTATTCTAGATTACTTTGAACAACTTAGTGAACTAGATGTCACTGACGTACCACCAACAGCAAGAGCAATTGAGGTAAAAAATGTAACACGTCCTGATGAACTACAACCTTATCAGGAACGCGCTGCGATTCTCAGTAGTGCCCCAGAACAAGAGGGCGAATACTTCAAAGTGCCACAAATTTTGAATGTTGAAGAGTAA